The Petropleomorpha daqingensis genome includes a window with the following:
- a CDS encoding sensor histidine kinase, translating to MDRSARSWARPPRADVLLAAGFLAVSLVQVAVAPIAGAALSVLVAVVSTVPLAWRRVFPAAAALVGTAVWLIPTPGGYLLLGYVVAVLLFYSLGAHDPVRWRVATVTAVGVLISVVGTLLGPDVWQASIGAALAVAAPAVAGVLVAEHRAQNARLRELTAQLVHERAAAERAAAAEERTRIARELHDVIGHEITVIALQADAAAAALARAPERAAVPVDRIREAAARTLTEMRRVVGLLRDPDEGNGVLRPQPGLAEIPDLVQSARTGGTQIDLRFRLPEPLPPPSLQLAAFRVVQEALTNARRHAPGAPVRVRVDGDGPALIVEVHSGGAVPDRRADGGHGLVGMRERVRMHGGSLSAGAVPDGFLVRARLPLPVEALT from the coding sequence TGCTCCTGGCGGCGGGCTTCCTCGCCGTCTCCCTCGTGCAGGTGGCGGTCGCGCCGATCGCCGGGGCTGCCCTCTCCGTGCTGGTGGCCGTCGTCTCCACCGTCCCGCTTGCGTGGCGGCGGGTGTTCCCGGCGGCCGCGGCGCTGGTGGGCACCGCCGTCTGGCTGATCCCGACGCCCGGGGGCTACCTGCTGCTCGGCTACGTCGTCGCCGTCCTGCTCTTCTACTCCCTCGGTGCGCACGACCCGGTGCGCTGGCGGGTCGCCACCGTGACCGCGGTCGGCGTGCTCATCAGCGTCGTCGGCACCCTGCTCGGGCCGGACGTCTGGCAGGCCTCGATCGGCGCCGCGCTCGCGGTGGCCGCGCCGGCGGTGGCCGGCGTGCTGGTCGCCGAGCACCGCGCCCAGAACGCGCGGCTGCGGGAGCTCACCGCGCAGCTCGTGCACGAGCGGGCGGCCGCCGAGCGCGCCGCCGCCGCCGAGGAGCGCACCCGCATCGCCCGCGAGCTGCACGACGTGATCGGGCACGAGATCACCGTGATCGCGCTGCAGGCGGACGCCGCGGCGGCGGCTCTCGCCCGCGCACCGGAGCGGGCCGCCGTCCCGGTCGACCGGATCCGGGAGGCTGCCGCCCGCACGCTCACCGAGATGCGCCGGGTGGTGGGCCTGCTGCGCGACCCCGACGAGGGGAACGGCGTGCTGCGCCCGCAGCCCGGGCTGGCGGAGATCCCCGACCTGGTGCAGTCGGCGCGCACCGGCGGGACGCAGATCGACCTCCGGTTCCGCCTCCCGGAGCCGCTGCCGCCGCCGAGCCTCCAGCTGGCCGCGTTCCGCGTCGTCCAGGAGGCGCTCACCAACGCCCGGCGGCACGCGCCCGGCGCTCCGGTGCGGGTGCGGGTGGACGGCGACGGGCCCGCGCTGATCGTCGAGGTGCACAGCGGCGGGGCCGTCCCCGACCGGCGGGCGGACGGTGGCCACGGGCTGGTCGGGATGCGCGAGCGGGTGCGCATGCACGGCGGCTCGCTTTCGGCCGGCGCGGTGCCCGACGGCTTCCTGGTCCGCGCCCGGCTGCCGCTGCCCGTGGAGGCGCTGACGTGA
- a CDS encoding response regulator has protein sequence MTSVVLVDDQALVRDGLRLILELAGIDVLGEAADGAEGVRVVEQTRPDVVLMDLRMPRMDGVEATGRLVAAGCPSRILVLTTFDGEEHTYAALRAGAAGFLLKDVGGERLVAAVEAAAHGEMPLAPAVVARLVASYVQRPPADTRSRLTPLSEREVEVLGLVGAGRSNPEIAHDLFISLATVKTHVRHILAKLDLRDRAQAIVLAHECGLVEALPRGAARG, from the coding sequence GTGACCTCGGTGGTGCTCGTCGACGACCAGGCGCTGGTCCGCGACGGGCTGCGGCTGATCCTCGAGCTGGCCGGCATCGACGTGCTCGGTGAGGCGGCCGACGGCGCCGAGGGCGTGCGGGTGGTCGAGCAGACGCGTCCGGACGTCGTCCTGATGGACCTGCGGATGCCCCGCATGGACGGCGTGGAGGCCACCGGCCGGCTGGTGGCGGCCGGCTGCCCGAGCCGGATCCTCGTGCTGACCACCTTCGACGGCGAGGAGCACACCTACGCGGCGCTGCGGGCCGGCGCGGCCGGCTTCCTGCTCAAGGACGTCGGCGGCGAGCGGCTGGTGGCCGCGGTCGAGGCGGCGGCGCACGGCGAGATGCCGCTCGCACCCGCGGTGGTGGCGCGCCTGGTCGCCTCCTACGTGCAGCGCCCCCCGGCCGACACCCGGTCGCGGCTGACGCCGCTCAGCGAGCGCGAGGTCGAGGTGCTGGGCCTGGTCGGCGCGGGCCGGTCCAACCCGGAGATCGCCCACGACCTGTTCATCTCGCTGGCCACGGTCAAGACGCACGTCCGGCACATCCTGGCCAAGCTCGACCTGCGCGACCGCGCGCAGGCGATCGTGCTGGCGCACGAGTGCGGGCTGGTCGAGGCGCTACCGCGCGGCGCGGCCCGCGGCTGA
- a CDS encoding polyphosphate kinase 2 family protein, with protein MGRLEDVDLSHKLSKSEEKKQLKAAQKRLVHLRLLLGGLIGPGEIGPPLLVLFEGWDASGKGGAIKRLTERLDPRHVRVRSFSAPTYDEKRHHFLWRFWPVLPGWGGMAVLDRTWYGRVLVERVEGYAPAEAWRRAYGEIVDLEDTLAAEGMIIVKFWLHLSPQEQLRRFESRRDDPYRAWKLTDEDWRNRGKHEEYAAAVEEMIERTDTTVAPWHVIAAEDKRWARVAVVRTVCEAIEAALHARGIDPDPPLH; from the coding sequence ATGGGCCGGCTCGAGGACGTCGATCTGTCGCACAAGCTCTCCAAGTCCGAGGAGAAGAAGCAGCTCAAGGCCGCGCAGAAGCGCCTCGTGCACCTGCGGCTGCTGCTCGGGGGGCTGATCGGGCCGGGTGAGATCGGTCCGCCGCTGCTCGTGCTGTTCGAGGGGTGGGACGCGTCGGGCAAGGGCGGCGCGATCAAGCGGCTGACCGAGCGGCTGGACCCGCGGCACGTCCGCGTCCGCTCGTTCTCGGCGCCGACGTACGACGAGAAGCGGCACCACTTCCTGTGGCGGTTCTGGCCGGTGCTGCCCGGCTGGGGCGGCATGGCCGTGCTCGACCGCACCTGGTACGGCCGGGTGCTGGTGGAACGGGTGGAGGGCTACGCGCCCGCGGAGGCGTGGCGCCGCGCGTACGGGGAGATCGTCGACCTCGAGGACACCCTCGCCGCCGAGGGCATGATCATCGTCAAGTTCTGGCTGCACCTCTCCCCGCAGGAGCAACTGCGCCGCTTCGAGTCACGGCGCGACGACCCCTACCGGGCGTGGAAGCTCACCGACGAGGACTGGCGCAACCGCGGGAAGCACGAGGAGTACGCAGCCGCGGTCGAGGAGATGATCGAGCGCACCGACACCACCGTCGCGCCGTGGCACGTCATCGCTGCCGAGGACAAGCGCTGGGCCCGCGTCGCCGTCGTCCGCACCGTCTGCGAGGCGATCGAGGCGGCGCTGCACGCACGGGGCATCGACCCCGACCCGCCGCTGCACTGA
- a CDS encoding YybH family protein yields MNDTETFLDEMLPRIHEAETALHNGDAGPRFAMWSHTDPVTVFGAAMNRTGWAEVGPMFEKLASNFANCSACEWEVVAADVGEDFAYLLAIERTTASVAGSEPTSYVLRSTTIFRREDGEWKIVHRHADPVDDSAAFLAGLRGD; encoded by the coding sequence TTGAACGACACCGAGACGTTCCTCGACGAGATGCTGCCGCGCATCCACGAGGCCGAGACGGCGCTGCACAACGGCGACGCCGGCCCCCGCTTCGCGATGTGGTCGCACACCGATCCGGTCACCGTCTTCGGTGCCGCGATGAACCGGACCGGGTGGGCCGAGGTCGGTCCGATGTTCGAGAAGCTCGCCTCGAACTTCGCGAACTGCAGTGCGTGCGAGTGGGAGGTGGTGGCCGCCGACGTGGGGGAGGATTTCGCCTACCTGCTGGCGATCGAGCGGACGACCGCGTCGGTGGCCGGCTCGGAGCCGACGTCGTACGTGCTCCGCAGCACGACGATCTTCCGGCGCGAGGACGGCGAGTGGAAGATCGTGCACCGGCACGCCGATCCGGTCGACGACTCCGCGGCGTTCCTGGCGGGCCTGCGCGGCGACTGA
- a CDS encoding TIGR03086 family metal-binding protein — protein MTGSRDPRELLVVAIDGFAQRLRLVGPDDWRRPTPCAEWDVSALVNHVVGAAVRYQLLLHGASTEQVEATRTVDHLGDDAMGSFGTTADGMLACFAEDGALERITHHVTGDRTGRELLSMRILDLGVHAWDLARAIGADETLDADVVAFLLDSTADLDLGPQQRAFAPADGDVPADASPKDRLLHRLGRHPHLPEEVR, from the coding sequence GTGACCGGGTCGAGAGATCCTCGGGAACTGCTCGTGGTGGCGATCGACGGGTTCGCCCAGCGGCTGCGGCTCGTCGGGCCCGACGACTGGCGGCGTCCGACGCCGTGCGCCGAGTGGGACGTGTCCGCGCTGGTCAACCACGTCGTCGGAGCCGCTGTCCGCTACCAGCTGCTGCTGCACGGCGCGTCGACCGAGCAGGTCGAGGCGACGCGCACCGTCGATCACCTCGGCGACGACGCGATGGGGTCCTTCGGAACGACGGCGGACGGCATGCTCGCGTGCTTCGCCGAGGACGGCGCGCTCGAGCGCATCACGCACCACGTCACCGGCGACCGCACCGGGCGCGAGCTCCTCTCGATGCGGATCCTCGACCTCGGGGTCCACGCCTGGGACCTCGCCCGGGCCATCGGCGCCGACGAGACCCTCGACGCCGACGTCGTCGCCTTCCTCCTGGACTCCACCGCCGATCTCGACCTCGGTCCGCAGCAGCGTGCCTTCGCCCCGGCGGACGGCGACGTCCCGGCCGACGCCTCACCCAAGGACCGGCTGCTGCACCGGCTGGGCCGCCACCCCCACCTCCCGGAGGAGGTCCGTTGA
- a CDS encoding TrmH family RNA methyltransferase yields MSGEPGPTEWGTTVGVGPWPGDWPTDPRYDPELLAHGDRRNVVDRYRYWTVEAIVADLDARRHPFSVAIENFGHDLNIGTVVRTANAFLAAEVHIVGRRRWNRRGAMVTDRYQHLRHHADVAELAAWAANEGLALVAVDNGPGAVPLETVELPERCVLLFGQEGPGLTAEARAAADLTVAIAQFGSTRSINAGVAAGIAMHAWIRRHADLDAVPEGHP; encoded by the coding sequence ATGAGCGGCGAACCCGGACCCACCGAGTGGGGGACGACGGTCGGCGTCGGCCCCTGGCCCGGGGACTGGCCGACCGATCCCCGCTACGACCCCGAGCTGCTCGCGCACGGTGACCGGCGCAACGTCGTGGACCGCTACCGCTACTGGACGGTCGAGGCGATCGTGGCCGACCTCGATGCCCGGCGGCACCCGTTCTCCGTCGCGATCGAGAACTTCGGCCACGACCTCAACATCGGGACCGTCGTCCGCACGGCGAACGCCTTCCTCGCCGCCGAGGTGCACATCGTCGGCCGTCGCCGCTGGAACCGCCGGGGAGCGATGGTGACCGACCGGTACCAGCACCTGCGGCACCACGCCGACGTCGCCGAGCTGGCGGCGTGGGCTGCGAACGAGGGTCTGGCGCTGGTCGCCGTCGACAACGGCCCCGGCGCGGTGCCGCTGGAGACCGTCGAGCTGCCCGAGCGCTGTGTGCTGCTGTTCGGGCAGGAGGGGCCGGGCCTGACCGCTGAGGCCCGCGCCGCCGCCGACCTCACCGTCGCGATCGCCCAGTTCGGCTCGACCCGGTCGATCAACGCCGGCGTCGCGGCCGGCATCGCCATGCACGCCTGGATCCGCCGGCACGCGGATCTGGACGCGGTGCCGGAAGGGCATCCGTAG
- a CDS encoding DUF2332 domain-containing protein encodes MAADDRNRIANGYRRFAEVEAAETSPLYARLALAVADDPDVLAFLGGLPAGKRQPNLLFAAARFLHGTPDGIDDLRRAVLDDGDRLRSTMQARATQTNEAARCAALLPLLAAIAGPLALIEVGASAGLCLYPDRYSYDYDGVRVGAQSPVHLRCTTTGGLPVPSRLPEVVARTGIDLNPLDPADEDTRDWLRALIWPGPAAEDRLARLEAATAIAAREPARMLTGHLLVRLPEAVASAPPGATVVVFHTAVLPYVPGAERAAFTEMVRDLPVRWVAQEGTGALPDVEALAPGEARGRFLLSLDGRPVAWTAPHGGRIDWFAGTMA; translated from the coding sequence ATGGCTGCCGACGACCGGAACCGCATCGCGAACGGGTACCGCCGGTTCGCCGAGGTGGAGGCGGCGGAGACTTCCCCGCTCTACGCCCGGCTCGCGCTCGCCGTGGCGGACGACCCCGACGTCCTCGCCTTCCTCGGCGGGCTGCCCGCGGGCAAGCGCCAGCCGAACCTGCTGTTCGCCGCCGCGCGGTTCCTGCACGGCACGCCGGACGGGATCGACGACCTCCGACGGGCAGTGCTCGACGACGGCGACCGGCTGCGCTCCACGATGCAAGCCCGCGCGACCCAGACGAACGAGGCGGCCCGCTGCGCCGCGCTGCTCCCGCTGCTCGCCGCGATCGCCGGCCCGCTGGCGCTGATCGAGGTCGGCGCTTCCGCCGGCCTGTGCCTCTACCCCGATCGGTACTCCTACGACTACGACGGCGTCCGGGTGGGAGCCCAGAGCCCGGTCCACCTCCGCTGCACCACGACCGGCGGCCTCCCGGTTCCGTCCCGGCTGCCGGAGGTGGTGGCCCGCACCGGCATCGACCTCAACCCGCTCGACCCTGCGGACGAGGACACCCGCGACTGGCTGCGGGCCTTGATCTGGCCCGGGCCCGCGGCCGAGGACCGGCTCGCCCGCCTCGAGGCCGCGACCGCCATCGCCGCCCGCGAACCGGCCCGGATGCTCACCGGCCACCTCCTGGTCCGGCTGCCCGAGGCGGTGGCTTCGGCGCCGCCCGGTGCGACCGTGGTGGTCTTCCACACCGCGGTGCTGCCGTACGTGCCCGGTGCCGAGCGGGCGGCGTTCACCGAGATGGTGCGCGACCTGCCGGTCCGCTGGGTCGCCCAGGAGGGGACCGGCGCGCTGCCCGATGTCGAGGCACTGGCGCCGGGCGAGGCGCGCGGCCGCTTCTTGCTCTCCCTGGACGGCCGGCCGGTCGCGTGGACCGCGCCGCACGGCGGCCGGATCGACTGGTTCGCGGGGACGATGGCGTGA
- a CDS encoding GNAT family N-acetyltransferase, producing the protein MPDGPLLHLIEPASWRAALSEGVLRPPSLADVGFIHLSTPEQAHLPAERLFPGRRDLALLVVDPQRLRDPVRWEPGVPEDPASMRFPHLHGPLPTTAVTAVVPYRPPAPPVLPGPDDPLGRALALQLSVAVRRAADVRDVPGGVAVSDARFPRSRDDNRLLLSSPVDADTVEDTAAGMGWFARAATLRFPGADDVAHELAQRGWSVEEIVLMGRPATQVPGGERAEVVPQEVVHPLWERSWRELLGSGRDDVVAELVDREFRNDAVVAVTDVVVREEGLVVAAGQLRVDGGTAAVDSVLTDGAARGHGHAGAVLARILTLAADAGCDLVVLEAAGDDWPRHWYARAGFTELGSTWDVFAPAQTGANTDSSR; encoded by the coding sequence GTGCCCGACGGTCCGCTGCTGCACCTGATCGAGCCCGCGTCGTGGCGGGCGGCCCTGTCCGAGGGCGTCCTCCGGCCGCCGTCGCTGGCCGACGTCGGCTTCATCCACCTGTCCACGCCGGAGCAGGCGCACCTGCCCGCGGAACGGCTCTTCCCCGGCAGGCGCGACCTCGCGCTGCTCGTGGTCGACCCGCAGCGGCTGCGCGACCCGGTGCGCTGGGAACCCGGCGTCCCCGAGGACCCGGCGTCCATGCGCTTCCCGCACCTCCACGGACCCCTGCCGACGACCGCCGTGACCGCCGTGGTGCCGTACCGGCCGCCGGCGCCGCCCGTGCTGCCCGGACCCGACGACCCCCTCGGCCGGGCGCTGGCGCTGCAGCTGTCTGTGGCGGTCCGCCGCGCCGCCGACGTCCGCGACGTCCCCGGTGGGGTGGCCGTGAGCGACGCCCGCTTCCCGCGCTCACGGGACGACAACCGGCTGCTGCTCTCCTCCCCTGTCGACGCAGACACCGTCGAGGACACCGCCGCCGGCATGGGGTGGTTCGCTCGGGCCGCCACGCTGCGGTTCCCGGGTGCGGACGACGTCGCACACGAGCTGGCCCAGCGGGGCTGGAGCGTGGAGGAGATCGTGCTCATGGGTCGTCCGGCGACCCAGGTGCCCGGGGGCGAGCGGGCCGAGGTGGTGCCGCAGGAGGTGGTGCACCCGCTGTGGGAGCGCTCGTGGCGGGAGCTGCTCGGCTCCGGTCGGGACGACGTCGTCGCCGAGCTGGTGGACCGCGAGTTCCGCAACGACGCGGTGGTGGCCGTCACCGACGTCGTCGTCCGGGAGGAGGGCCTGGTGGTCGCGGCCGGTCAGCTGCGGGTGGACGGCGGGACCGCGGCGGTCGACTCGGTGCTCACCGACGGGGCGGCCCGCGGCCACGGGCACGCCGGCGCCGTCCTCGCCCGCATCCTCACCCTCGCCGCGGACGCCGGGTGCGACCTCGTCGTCCTCGAGGCGGCCGGGGACGACTGGCCGCGGCACTGGTACGCACGGGCCGGCTTCACCGAGTTGGGGTCGACCTGGGACGTGTTCGCCCCAGCTCAGACGGGGGCGAACACCGACAGCAGCAGGTAG
- a CDS encoding phosphatidate cytidylyltransferase, translated as MTSPAARRPEQPEPGTVRMPSVQSEHAPDDTGPLPIVGARPAPPPPPASGTPPFAARPSSPEPSAPELSAPEPSAPVPSSDFTEELPVTEQPPEPPPSSGRAGRNLGAAIGVGLGLGAVILASLLVYRPAFLVVVLAAVIIGVLELTRAVQAGDFRPPLVPVVVGAVAMIALAWTRGSTGLVVGFLLTVLAVVLWRLADGPGDYLRDASSGVLVALYVPFLAGFAILLLVPDDGVARVLVFIATVVCNDVGGYAAGVLFGKHAMAPHISPKKSWEGLAGSIVACVLCASLILVLAFHAEWWTGLVFGTAIAVSATIGDLGESLIKRDLGIKDMGHLLPGHGGIMDRLDSLLPSAAVAYLLLSVFAPV; from the coding sequence ATGACTTCTCCCGCCGCGCGCCGCCCCGAGCAGCCCGAGCCGGGGACGGTGCGGATGCCCTCGGTGCAGTCCGAGCACGCCCCCGACGACACCGGTCCCCTCCCGATCGTCGGCGCCCGCCCCGCGCCGCCGCCCCCGCCGGCGTCCGGCACGCCTCCGTTCGCCGCGCGCCCGTCGTCGCCGGAACCGTCAGCCCCGGAACTGTCAGCTCCGGAACCGTCGGCTCCGGTGCCGTCGTCGGACTTCACCGAGGAGCTACCGGTCACCGAGCAGCCGCCCGAGCCGCCGCCGTCGTCCGGGCGCGCCGGGCGCAACCTCGGCGCGGCGATCGGCGTCGGGCTCGGCCTGGGCGCGGTCATCCTGGCGTCGCTGCTGGTCTACCGGCCGGCGTTTCTCGTCGTCGTGCTCGCCGCCGTGATCATCGGCGTCCTGGAGCTGACCCGGGCGGTCCAGGCCGGCGACTTCCGGCCGCCGCTGGTCCCGGTCGTCGTCGGCGCGGTCGCGATGATCGCGCTGGCCTGGACGCGCGGGTCCACGGGTCTGGTGGTCGGCTTCCTGCTCACCGTGCTCGCGGTCGTCCTCTGGCGGCTGGCCGACGGCCCGGGCGACTACCTGCGCGACGCCTCCTCCGGCGTGCTCGTCGCGCTCTACGTCCCGTTCCTGGCCGGCTTCGCCATCCTGCTGCTGGTGCCCGACGACGGCGTCGCCCGCGTCCTGGTCTTCATCGCCACGGTGGTCTGCAACGACGTCGGCGGCTACGCGGCCGGGGTGCTGTTCGGCAAGCACGCGATGGCGCCGCACATCAGCCCGAAGAAGTCGTGGGAGGGCCTGGCCGGGTCCATCGTGGCCTGCGTCCTGTGCGCCTCGCTGATCCTCGTCCTCGCCTTCCACGCGGAGTGGTGGACCGGCCTCGTCTTCGGCACGGCGATCGCGGTGTCGGCGACGATCGGCGACCTGGGGGAGTCGCTGATCAAGCGTGACCTCGGGATCAAGGACATGGGCCACCTGCTGCCCGGCCACGGCGGGATCATGGACCGGCTCGATTCGCTGCTGCCGTCGGCCGCCGTCGCCTACCTGCTGCTGTCGGTGTTCGCCCCCGTCTGA
- the frr gene encoding ribosome recycling factor, whose translation MIDDTLLDAEERLDKALSVAREDLGSVRTGRAAPAMFNKIMVDYYGAMTPVPQMSSITVPEARMAVIKPYDMSQLAAIEKAIRDSDLGVNPTNDGQIIRVVFPQLTEERRRDLVKMARSKGEDAKVAMRNVRRRAKEELDRIAKDGEAGEDEVRRAEKELDDLTAQHVHQIDEAVKHKESELLEV comes from the coding sequence GTGATCGACGACACCCTGCTCGACGCCGAGGAGCGGCTGGACAAGGCCTTGTCGGTCGCGCGCGAGGACCTCGGCTCGGTGCGCACCGGCCGGGCCGCCCCGGCGATGTTCAACAAGATCATGGTCGACTACTACGGCGCGATGACGCCGGTGCCGCAGATGTCCTCGATCACCGTGCCCGAGGCGCGCATGGCGGTCATCAAGCCCTACGACATGAGCCAGCTCGCGGCGATCGAGAAGGCCATCCGCGACAGCGACCTGGGCGTCAACCCGACCAACGACGGCCAGATCATCCGTGTCGTGTTCCCGCAGCTGACCGAGGAGCGCCGGCGCGACCTGGTCAAGATGGCCCGCTCGAAGGGTGAGGACGCCAAGGTGGCCATGCGCAACGTCCGCCGCCGGGCCAAGGAGGAGCTCGACCGGATCGCCAAGGACGGCGAGGCGGGTGAGGACGAGGTGCGCCGCGCGGAGAAGGAGCTCGACGACCTGACCGCCCAGCACGTCCACCAGATCGACGAGGCGGTCAAGCACAAGGAGAGCGAGCTGCTCGAGGTCTGA
- the pyrH gene encoding UMP kinase: protein MTETAPLSAPTAFAPADAGAGYKRVLLKLSGEAFGGGKVGVDSAIVQNIAQQLADVVHGGTQVAVVVGGGNFFRGAELAQAGMDRRHADYMGMLGTVMNALALQAFCEQVGLETRVQTAITMGQVAEPYIPRKAVRHLEKGRLVIFGAGAGMPYFSTDTVAAQRALEIGCQVLLMAKNGVDGVYDDDPRTNPDATMYHNLDYATVLAEQLRVADATAISLCMDNSMPIVVFNLLRDGNIARAVAGEKIGTLISQPT from the coding sequence TTGACCGAGACCGCTCCGCTGTCCGCCCCCACCGCCTTCGCCCCTGCCGACGCCGGCGCGGGCTACAAGCGGGTGCTGCTCAAGCTCTCCGGTGAGGCGTTCGGCGGCGGCAAGGTCGGCGTGGACTCCGCGATCGTGCAGAACATCGCCCAGCAGCTCGCCGACGTCGTCCACGGCGGCACGCAGGTCGCCGTCGTCGTCGGTGGGGGCAACTTCTTCCGCGGCGCCGAGCTCGCCCAGGCCGGCATGGACCGCCGGCACGCCGACTACATGGGCATGCTGGGCACCGTCATGAACGCGCTGGCCCTGCAGGCCTTCTGCGAGCAGGTCGGCCTGGAGACCCGGGTGCAGACGGCGATCACCATGGGGCAGGTCGCCGAGCCCTACATCCCGCGCAAGGCGGTGCGGCACCTGGAGAAGGGCCGGCTGGTCATCTTCGGCGCGGGCGCCGGCATGCCGTACTTCTCCACCGACACCGTGGCCGCGCAGCGCGCCCTGGAGATCGGCTGCCAGGTGCTGCTCATGGCCAAGAACGGGGTGGACGGCGTCTATGACGACGACCCGCGCACCAACCCCGACGCCACGATGTACCACAACCTCGACTACGCGACCGTGCTCGCCGAGCAGCTGCGGGTGGCCGACGCGACCGCGATCAGCCTGTGCATGGACAACTCCATGCCGATCGTCGTGTTCAACCTGCTGCGCGACGGCAACATCGCCCGCGCGGTCGCAGGTGAGAAGATCGGAACGCTCATCAGCCAGCCGACCTGA
- a CDS encoding saccharopine dehydrogenase NADP-binding domain-containing protein has product MPTRRGGLGTSDVLLLGAAGNSGALIGAELAARGLSVRLAGRRLAPVDDLARALTARGASAQACAVDVDEPDSLSAALAGARVVLNTVGPFTRRAGPVIAACLAAGVPYVDIANEFPAVWGLLDRDGEARERGVVLVTGAGFGPAATETLVLRLVEVMASPPRGVRVASAAGVTRQTEGVTQSIVAALGQGALTYRDGRLVREPLGSGATELTFGGAARPVFPAPVGDLEAARRASGAADVVAYQPDPSTRRSGTDSVAWAEVTGRDGRIRTAELHLGEGVRATAAIAAETTRRVLAGAMPGAWTPGRLFGADLVPDASGARITLDGVPA; this is encoded by the coding sequence ATGCCCACCCGCAGGGGCGGCCTCGGCACGAGCGACGTGCTGCTGCTCGGGGCGGCCGGGAACAGCGGGGCGCTCATCGGGGCCGAGCTCGCGGCCCGCGGCCTGTCCGTACGCCTGGCCGGACGCCGGCTCGCCCCGGTCGACGACCTCGCCCGGGCGCTGACCGCCCGAGGGGCGAGCGCGCAGGCCTGCGCCGTGGACGTCGACGAGCCGGACTCGCTGTCCGCCGCGCTGGCCGGTGCCCGGGTCGTGCTCAACACCGTCGGCCCGTTCACCCGGCGCGCCGGTCCGGTGATCGCGGCCTGCCTGGCCGCGGGCGTCCCGTACGTGGACATCGCCAACGAGTTCCCCGCGGTGTGGGGCCTGCTCGACCGCGACGGGGAGGCCCGCGAGCGCGGCGTCGTCCTGGTCACCGGGGCCGGGTTCGGGCCGGCCGCGACCGAGACCCTGGTCCTGCGCCTGGTCGAGGTCATGGCGTCCCCGCCCCGCGGGGTGCGCGTGGCGTCCGCAGCAGGCGTGACCCGGCAGACCGAGGGCGTGACCCAGTCGATCGTGGCGGCCCTCGGCCAGGGCGCGCTCACATACCGGGACGGCCGACTGGTCCGCGAGCCGCTGGGCAGCGGCGCCACGGAACTGACCTTCGGCGGCGCCGCGCGCCCGGTGTTCCCGGCACCGGTCGGCGACCTCGAGGCGGCTCGACGCGCCAGCGGCGCCGCCGACGTGGTGGCCTACCAGCCGGATCCGTCGACGCGCAGAAGCGGGACCGACTCCGTCGCGTGGGCAGAGGTGACCGGACGCGACGGGCGGATCCGCACCGCCGAGCTGCACCTCGGGGAGGGCGTCCGGGCCACGGCCGCCATCGCGGCGGAGACGACCCGACGCGTCCTGGCCGGAGCCATGCCCGGCGCGTGGACCCCCGGGCGTCTCTTCGGCGCGGACCTCGTGCCCGACGCCTCCGGGGCCCGGATCACCCTCGACGGCGTACCGGCATGA